The following are from one region of the Populus trichocarpa isolate Nisqually-1 chromosome 8, P.trichocarpa_v4.1, whole genome shotgun sequence genome:
- the LOC18101561 gene encoding uncharacterized protein LOC18101561 isoform X1, with amino-acid sequence MPSPILAEEMENDSSSEVITLRPYKESDADDFLGYAGDDQVTRFTRWNTFSCKEEALVYIKDFCIPHPYCRSICVNDRSIGFVFIRQESGDDKCRAELGYAIAAKYWGQGVTTRALKMAISDGLRSFPDLVRLQARVDVENKASQRVLEKLGFLKEGVLRKYMYNKGKVIDLVVYSLLSTDPMP; translated from the coding sequence ATGCCATCACCAATCCTTGCTGAGGAAATGGAGAACGATAGTTCATCGGAAGTAATTACTCTACGTCCTTATAAGGAATCCGATGCTGATGATTTCTTGGGCTATGCAGGTGATGATCAAGTGACTCGATTCACCCGGTGGAACACTTTCAGCTGCAAGGAAGAAGCCCTCGTTTACATCAAGGACTTCTGCATTCCTCATCCATACTGCAGGTCTATATGTGTAAATGATCGTTCAATTGGATTTGTGTTTATCAGACAAGAATCTGGGGATGACAAATGCAGGGCAGAACTCGGATATGCTATAGCCGCTAAGTATTGGGGACAAGGTGTAACAACTAGAGCGTTGAAGATGGCAATCTCTGATGGGCTCAGGTCATTTCCTGATTTGGTTAGGCTTCAAGCTAGGGTTGATGTGGAGAACAAAGCCTCTCAAAGGGTTTTGGAAAAACTGGGTTTCCTCAAGGAAGGGGTGCTGCGAAAGTATATGTATAACAAAGGTAAGGTTATAGATTTGGTTGTCTATAGTCTGTTATCTACTGATCCCATGCCTTGA
- the LOC18101560 gene encoding FCS-Like Zinc finger 8 encodes MSQHSSIPSPTDKFRKPTSFPKLLTAFTFKNFSETSEAIMSPTSILDSKPFSGLKNPFWPDPNPSPKTPEPETRRHWDKLDAKGIGLGIVDALDDEKTDSNLSKPESRTVLFGSQLKIQIPPFPPSFLSTTDQSPKSPGEFGIKTRNSQLGSFSSGYSPSPVKKSLFGSANSGMETPNSPRVFAGCLSASEMELSEDYTCVITHGPVPRTTHIFDNCIVESCCGVVGFSTSLKKDNNRFLGDGSSYPPNNFLSFCSACKNNLEQGKDIYMYRGERAFCSSECRYQAMQLEEGIDGVDPDDA; translated from the exons ATGTCACAGCATAGCTCAATCCCATCTCCGACAGACAAGTTCAGAAAACCTACTTCATTTCCGAAATTGCTAACCGCCTTCACGTTCAAGAACTTCTCAGAAACGTCAGAGGCAATTATGAGCCCAACTTCAATTCTTGATAGCAAGCCCTTCTCAGGCCTCAAAAACCCCTTCTGGCCTGACCCAAACCCCAGTCCTAAAACCCCGGAACCTGAGACCAGGCGCCACTGGGACAAACTAGACGCGAAAGGCATTGGCCTTGGCATTGTTGATGCTCTTGATGATGAAAAAACTGACTCCAATTTGTCGAAACCAGAAAGCAGAACAGTTCTGTTTGGCTCACAACTAAAGATCCAAATCCCTCCCTTTCCCCCATCATTTCTTTCAACAACAGATCAATCTCCCAAATCTCCAGGTGAATTTGGTATTAAAACAAGAAACTCTCAATTGGGTTCTTTCTCTTCTGGGTATTCCCCTTCCCCAgtgaaaaaatcattattcGGATCAGCTAATTCGGGTATGGAAACTCCTAATTCTCCCCGGGTCTTCGCCGGGTGTCTTTCTGCTAGTGAAATGGAGCTCTCTGAGGATTATACTTGTGTAATAACCCACGGGCCTGTTCCTAGAACTACTCATATTTTTGACAACTGCATTGTCGAGAGCTGCTGTGGTGTTGTTGGCTTCTCTACTTCTTTAAAGAAAGACAATAATAGATTTTTGGGTGATGGGTCAAGTTACCCGCCTAATAATTTCTTAAGCTTCTGCTCTGCTTGCAAGAACAATCTTGAGCAGGGAAAAGACATTTACATGTACAG AGGGGAAAGAGCATTCTGCAGCAGTGAATGCCGGTACCAGGCGATGCAGTTAGAGGAGGGAATAGATGGAGTGGATCCAGATGATGCTTAA
- the LOC18101561 gene encoding uncharacterized protein LOC18101561 isoform X2 produces the protein MPSPILAEEMENDSSSEVITLRPYKESDADDFLGYAGDDQVTRFTRWNTFSCKEEALVYIKDFCIPHPYCRSICVNDRSIGFVFIRQESGDDKCRAELGYAIAAKYWGQGVTTRALKMAISDGLRSFPDLVRLQARVDVENKASQRVLEKLGFLKEGVLRKYMYNKAK, from the exons ATGCCATCACCAATCCTTGCTGAGGAAATGGAGAACGATAGTTCATCGGAAGTAATTACTCTACGTCCTTATAAGGAATCCGATGCTGATGATTTCTTGGGCTATGCAGGTGATGATCAAGTGACTCGATTCACCCGGTGGAACACTTTCAGCTGCAAGGAAGAAGCCCTCGTTTACATCAAGGACTTCTGCATTCCTCATCCATACTGCAGGTCTATATGTGTAAATGATCGTTCAATTGGATTTGTGTTTATCAGACAAGAATCTGGGGATGACAAATGCAGGGCAGAACTCGGATATGCTATAGCCGCTAAGTATTGGGGACAAGGTGTAACAACTAGAGCGTTGAAGATGGCAATCTCTGATGGGCTCAGGTCATTTCCTGATTTGGTTAGGCTTCAAGCTAGGGTTGATGTGGAGAACAAAGCCTCTCAAAGGGTTTTGGAAAAACTGGGTTTCCTCAAGGAAGGGGTGCTGCGAAAGTATATGTATAACAAAG CCAAGTGA